In one Cyanobacteria bacterium GSL.Bin1 genomic region, the following are encoded:
- a CDS encoding 2Fe-2S iron-sulfur cluster binding domain-containing protein: MVNPNPEELETQSATSARHSLIQAETRVTLNINGNSYAVKIEPRVTLLDVLREQLGLTGSKKGCDHGQCGACTVLIDGERIYSCLSLAIMQEGKTITTIEGLGTPEQLHPVQAAFIENDGFQCGYCTPGQICAAVALLDEIKHGNVSAITPDLTSSPPLEALSEAEIKERLSGNLCRCSAYNGIVAAVQQAAGQTPPSPAAAIFVEQTPE; this comes from the coding sequence ATGGTCAATCCAAACCCGGAAGAACTTGAGACTCAATCAGCGACATCAGCACGTCATTCTCTGATTCAAGCAGAAACCCGAGTCACACTTAACATTAATGGAAACTCTTACGCGGTAAAGATTGAACCGCGAGTGACATTACTCGATGTGCTGCGAGAGCAGTTAGGACTCACTGGCAGTAAAAAAGGATGTGACCACGGGCAGTGTGGGGCTTGCACTGTCCTCATTGATGGAGAACGAATTTATTCTTGTCTTTCCTTAGCCATCATGCAGGAAGGGAAAACTATTACCACCATTGAAGGATTAGGAACTCCTGAACAACTTCATCCGGTGCAAGCTGCTTTTATTGAAAATGATGGCTTTCAGTGTGGCTATTGTACACCGGGTCAAATTTGTGCCGCTGTTGCTTTGCTTGATGAAATTAAACACGGTAATGTTAGTGCCATCACCCCTGACTTAACTTCTTCCCCGCCATTGGAAGCTTTATCAGAAGCAGAAATTAAAGAACGACTCAGTGGCAACCTGTGTCGCTGTAGTGCCTACAATGGCATTGTTGCTGCGGTGCAACAAGCTGCCGGGCAGACTCCGCCCTCTCCCGCTGCCGCTATTTTTGTGGAGCAAACTCCAGAATGA
- a CDS encoding xanthine dehydrogenase family protein subunit M, whose amino-acid sequence MKNFSYLRATSTQEAVEHANQDTCFIAGGTNLVDRLKAFLDDTSTLIDVSRLALKEINVLSDGGVKIGAMVTNTALANHPQIRQDYPLLSRAILAGASQQIRNMATVGGNLLQRTRCPYYYDTAFACNKRQPESGCSAREGINRMHAILGASEHCVAVHPSDMCVALAALDAVVEVEGTNGKREIPFSEFHRLPGDTPQQDTNLETGDLITAVRLPPNPAAKTGVYLKLRDRASYSFALVSVAAMVSVQNDMIQQVHLALGGVAHKPWRLLETEAFLQGKPATATTFEQAAEVALEDAQPLAHNQFKVKMSKRAIKRALTISAQGGGIV is encoded by the coding sequence ATGAAGAATTTTTCTTATCTCCGGGCAACTTCCACACAAGAAGCAGTGGAACACGCTAATCAAGATACCTGCTTTATTGCAGGCGGAACGAACTTAGTGGATCGCTTAAAAGCCTTCCTTGATGATACTTCCACACTAATTGATGTCTCTCGGCTTGCTCTCAAAGAAATTAATGTTCTATCGGATGGGGGCGTTAAAATCGGTGCAATGGTTACGAATACCGCCCTTGCCAATCATCCTCAAATCCGACAAGATTATCCGTTGCTCTCCCGTGCCATTTTAGCCGGTGCTTCCCAACAAATTCGGAATATGGCAACAGTGGGAGGAAACTTACTGCAACGGACGCGCTGTCCTTATTACTATGACACGGCTTTTGCTTGTAATAAACGGCAACCTGAGAGCGGGTGTTCCGCACGGGAAGGAATTAATCGAATGCACGCCATTTTGGGAGCGAGTGAGCATTGTGTTGCGGTTCATCCCTCTGATATGTGTGTGGCGCTGGCTGCCCTTGATGCAGTGGTTGAAGTGGAAGGGACAAATGGCAAGCGAGAAATTCCATTTAGTGAGTTTCATCGTTTACCGGGGGATACCCCGCAGCAAGATACCAACTTGGAAACTGGGGATTTAATTACTGCGGTGAGGTTACCGCCAAATCCAGCGGCAAAAACGGGGGTTTATTTAAAATTGCGCGATCGCGCGTCTTATTCCTTTGCGCTTGTTTCCGTTGCAGCAATGGTAAGCGTACAAAACGACATGATTCAGCAAGTTCATTTGGCGTTAGGCGGTGTAGCCCATAAACCGTGGCGTTTATTAGAGACCGAAGCCTTTTTACAAGGAAAACCCGCCACAGCAACCACCTTTGAGCAAGCAGCAGAAGTTGCCCTAGAGGATGCTCAACCTCTCGCTCACAATCAATTTAAAGTCAAAATGAGCAAAAGAGCGATCAAACGCGCACTCACGATTTCGGCACAGGGAGGAGGCATTGTATGA
- a CDS encoding peptide chain release factor 1 has protein sequence MNDTLRRFKSQPWKPLFLVSLITVAIASAIDYLLIFLISNVPGIQQSVSLLLSPPLGILLPLAAAAGVGVLGVAVCDRFQSQIFLNAGSLWALVLCLAIILGLSGLLPLPSFLVRLSYPGLLGMMVGVFWKGRNYWR, from the coding sequence ATGAATGATACTCTCCGGCGCTTTAAGTCGCAGCCTTGGAAACCCCTGTTTCTTGTTTCGTTAATTACAGTTGCTATTGCCAGCGCGATCGACTATTTACTGATTTTCCTGATTTCTAATGTTCCGGGAATACAACAAAGTGTCTCCCTCCTTCTATCGCCCCCTCTCGGTATTTTACTGCCTTTAGCTGCCGCTGCTGGTGTCGGGGTATTGGGGGTTGCGGTTTGTGATCGCTTCCAATCTCAGATCTTCCTCAATGCAGGAAGTTTATGGGCATTAGTCCTATGTTTGGCGATTATTTTAGGGTTAAGCGGATTGTTGCCATTACCCAGCTTTTTAGTTCGTTTGTCTTATCCTGGGTTGCTGGGGATGATGGTAGGGGTTTTTTGGAAAGGACGCAATTATTGGCGTTAA
- the hflB gene encoding ATP-dependent zinc metalloprotease FtsH has translation MKLPWRVILLWTLPILVVGFFLWQGTFSPNGGDLSGGNTANTRLSYGRFLEYLESERVQAVDLYDNGRTAIVEASDPQISGSTQRYRVDLPENAPELITKMREADVAIDSHESGDNGALWGFLGNLIFPILLIGALFFLFRRSNNAGGGPGQAMNFGKSRARFQMEAKTGVLFDDVAGVEEAKEELQEVVTFLKQPERFTAVGAKIPKGALLIGPPGTGKTLLAKAIAGEAGVPFFSISGSEFVEMFVGVGASRVRDLFKKAKENAPCLIFIDEIDAVGRQRGAGIGGGNDEREQTLNQLLTEMDGFEGNTGIIIIAATNRPDVLDTALLRPGRFDRQITVDAPDVKGRISILNVHARNKKLDPDVSLESIARRTPGFTGADLANLLNEAAILTARRRKSAITLAEIDDAVDRVVAGMEGTPLVDSKSKRLIAYHEVGHAIIGTLIPAHDPVQKVTLIPRGQAQGLTWFTPSEEQSLVSRSQLKARITGALGGRAAEEEVFGDAEVTSGAGGDLQQLTAMARQMVTRFGMSDLGPLSLESQNSEVFLGGGLMNRSEYSEEIASRIDSQVREIIEQCHHNARQIIRDNRVAIDRLVDLLIEKETIDGDEFRQILSEYTDIPEKEQYVPQMQQNQ, from the coding sequence ATGAAACTACCTTGGCGGGTAATTCTACTCTGGACATTACCAATTCTTGTCGTTGGTTTTTTCCTCTGGCAAGGAACGTTCTCTCCGAATGGTGGAGACCTCAGTGGTGGTAACACTGCAAATACACGACTGAGCTACGGTCGCTTTTTAGAATATTTAGAATCGGAGCGCGTACAAGCCGTTGATCTGTACGATAATGGCAGAACTGCGATTGTCGAAGCGAGCGATCCGCAAATTAGTGGCAGTACCCAACGTTATCGCGTTGACCTCCCAGAAAATGCCCCAGAACTGATTACAAAAATGCGAGAAGCTGACGTGGCGATTGACTCCCATGAGAGCGGAGATAATGGCGCACTGTGGGGCTTCTTAGGCAATTTAATCTTCCCCATTTTATTGATTGGGGCTCTATTTTTCCTCTTCCGTCGCTCCAACAACGCTGGTGGCGGTCCCGGACAAGCGATGAACTTCGGGAAATCTCGCGCTCGTTTCCAAATGGAAGCAAAAACTGGCGTTCTTTTTGATGATGTTGCCGGTGTGGAAGAAGCGAAAGAAGAGCTGCAAGAAGTGGTCACCTTCCTCAAGCAGCCGGAACGCTTTACCGCAGTGGGGGCAAAAATTCCGAAAGGAGCATTACTCATCGGACCACCGGGAACCGGAAAAACTTTATTAGCCAAAGCAATTGCTGGTGAAGCGGGCGTTCCCTTCTTCAGTATCTCGGGTTCTGAATTTGTGGAAATGTTTGTTGGGGTCGGTGCCTCACGGGTTCGTGACCTCTTCAAGAAAGCAAAAGAAAATGCTCCTTGCCTCATCTTTATTGATGAAATTGACGCCGTTGGTCGTCAGCGTGGTGCAGGTATCGGCGGTGGTAATGATGAACGGGAACAAACCCTGAACCAGTTACTGACAGAAATGGATGGGTTTGAAGGCAATACTGGTATCATCATTATTGCTGCGACAAACCGCCCGGATGTTCTCGATACAGCCCTCTTACGTCCCGGACGCTTCGACCGGCAGATTACTGTTGATGCACCGGATGTGAAAGGACGGATTTCTATCCTCAATGTTCACGCTCGGAATAAGAAGTTAGACCCTGATGTTTCATTAGAATCCATTGCCCGACGCACTCCTGGCTTTACCGGCGCGGATTTAGCAAACCTCCTCAACGAGGCAGCGATTTTAACCGCTCGTCGTCGCAAATCAGCCATTACCCTTGCTGAAATTGACGATGCCGTGGATCGGGTGGTTGCTGGTATGGAAGGCACCCCGTTAGTAGATAGTAAGAGCAAACGCTTGATTGCTTACCACGAAGTGGGTCATGCCATTATCGGGACCTTAATCCCCGCTCACGATCCGGTACAAAAAGTAACCTTGATTCCTCGGGGACAAGCGCAAGGGCTAACCTGGTTTACTCCCAGTGAAGAACAAAGCCTGGTCTCGCGATCGCAGCTGAAAGCTCGCATTACTGGTGCTTTAGGCGGTCGTGCAGCTGAAGAGGAAGTCTTTGGCGATGCGGAAGTTACCTCGGGTGCTGGCGGCGACTTACAACAGCTAACAGCAATGGCCCGTCAAATGGTCACTCGCTTTGGTATGTCGGATCTTGGTCCTTTATCCTTAGAAAGTCAAAACAGCGAAGTCTTCCTCGGTGGCGGTTTAATGAATCGCTCTGAGTATTCTGAAGAAATTGCTTCTCGGATTGATTCCCAAGTGCGGGAAATTATCGAACAGTGTCATCACAACGCTCGTCAAATTATTCGCGACAACCGCGTTGCCATTGACCGTTTAGTGGACTTGCTCATTGAGAAAGAAACCATTGATGGGGATGAGTTCCGTCAAATTCTTTCTGAATATACAGATATCCCGGAAAAAGAACAATATGTTCCGCAAATGCAACAGAATCAGTAG
- a CDS encoding NTP transferase domain-containing protein — protein sequence MGKIGIVILAAGASTRFGQPKQLISYQGKSLIEQITGVAIASHCQPIVVVLGANASQIKPKLRAYNIEIAWNEQWSTGMASSLRCGLKKMRAIAPDLNAIILMLCDQPFVSTPLLQALINGYATGNYPIVASQYGEVIGVPALFDQTLFPELTIIEGDRGARQIINSNQSKVLRIPFPEGLIDIDTPDDLARLSPKT from the coding sequence ATGGGCAAGATCGGCATCGTTATCCTAGCAGCGGGGGCATCTACCCGCTTCGGACAACCGAAACAACTGATCTCTTATCAGGGCAAATCCCTCATCGAACAGATAACAGGCGTTGCCATCGCCTCTCATTGTCAGCCCATTGTAGTGGTTTTGGGAGCAAATGCCTCTCAAATTAAGCCCAAATTGAGGGCTTACAACATCGAGATTGCCTGGAATGAACAGTGGTCAACGGGGATGGCGAGTTCTCTGCGCTGTGGACTCAAAAAAATGCGCGCGATCGCGCCTGACTTGAATGCCATTATCTTAATGCTTTGCGACCAACCTTTTGTTTCAACTCCTCTCCTTCAAGCATTGATCAATGGCTATGCAACCGGAAATTATCCGATTGTTGCGTCTCAATACGGTGAAGTAATCGGCGTGCCAGCTCTATTCGATCAAACCTTATTTCCAGAACTAACCATAATTGAGGGTGATCGGGGTGCTAGACAAATTATTAATTCTAATCAATCAAAAGTATTAAGAATTCCTTTTCCTGAGGGATTAATTGATATTGATACGCCTGATGATTTAGCCCGTCTATCGCCTAAGACATAA
- a CDS encoding molybdopterin-dependent oxidoreductase: protein MKKVVGTSVSRKDGLAKVLGTATYSAEHSIPGIIHGYLVTSTIAKGQIRAINTSRAEQSPGVIAVFTHENAPAIHPPDNNFLNSKIYESRLPLADNQIHYAGQIIGLVVADTLEQAREAAQLIEVDYDVESPVIDGQDATYETAMSMFGEAMTFTKGEFATGNFEAGIADATARIEATYTTSTELHAPMEPHAIIAHWQDADSLTVYEPSQFVMGTQRTYAQLFNLPSENVRIVTPYIGGAFGSKAFPWSHGILCAAAARILQRPLKLVVTRRQMTANTGHRSETEQTLHLAATTAGKLLGISHNARSCTSPVEMFPEPCTSVTPVMYQAPNLQLNQEVGILNVGVPTFMRAPGEAPGMWAIESAMDELAYALEIDPVELRLQNETAEHQRTGLPFSAKHFRECLQVGAERFGWKDRSPQPRSHRLRLPKREAPAETVGQTRDGKLVGWGMAASAFPALRGMGTSVTVQLFPDGKVHVLTAANDIGTGAYTMVAMTAAEALGISVEQVTVELGDSNFPDGGMAGGSMMTASLAPTVFKASQDVLQVANCQSVAEACTALQQSGQTHFEATASTAPGKEGQQWAFHSWGAHFCEVTVDEEIGRVQITRWVSVMNIGQVLNAKAAASQIRGGVIMGIGEALMEACHFDPPTGYPVVYDLATYHYPTHADIPRIDVTFVGEPDYNFNPLGVRGVGEIGITGVAAAVANAIYHATGKRLRSLPLTPDQLLS from the coding sequence ATGAAGAAAGTGGTTGGCACATCTGTTAGTCGCAAAGACGGTTTAGCAAAAGTTTTGGGAACGGCGACCTATAGTGCTGAACATTCTATTCCCGGAATCATTCATGGTTATTTAGTTACCTCAACCATTGCTAAAGGTCAGATCCGAGCGATCAATACCTCAAGAGCGGAACAAAGCCCTGGTGTCATTGCCGTCTTTACCCACGAAAACGCACCAGCAATTCATCCGCCGGATAATAACTTCCTCAACTCCAAAATCTATGAAAGCCGTCTCCCCCTCGCCGATAACCAAATTCACTATGCAGGACAAATTATTGGCTTAGTGGTTGCTGATACCTTGGAACAAGCGCGAGAAGCAGCGCAGTTAATCGAAGTGGACTATGACGTTGAATCCCCTGTCATCGATGGGCAAGACGCCACTTATGAAACAGCTATGTCCATGTTTGGGGAAGCAATGACCTTTACTAAGGGGGAATTTGCGACTGGCAATTTTGAAGCGGGAATTGCTGATGCTACCGCCAGGATTGAAGCCACCTATACCACTTCCACGGAACTTCACGCGCCGATGGAGCCTCATGCCATTATCGCTCATTGGCAAGACGCAGACTCCCTCACAGTTTACGAACCCTCTCAATTTGTCATGGGAACGCAACGCACCTATGCCCAATTGTTTAACCTTCCCTCAGAAAATGTCAGAATTGTTACTCCTTACATTGGTGGCGCGTTTGGCTCAAAGGCATTTCCTTGGTCTCATGGCATTCTCTGTGCTGCTGCTGCCCGTATTCTCCAGCGTCCTCTAAAGTTGGTGGTGACTCGTCGGCAAATGACCGCTAATACCGGACATCGTTCAGAAACCGAACAAACGCTTCACCTGGCAGCAACAACAGCAGGGAAACTACTGGGCATTTCTCACAATGCGCGATCGTGTACTTCTCCGGTGGAAATGTTTCCCGAACCGTGTACCAGTGTTACCCCAGTGATGTATCAAGCCCCCAACCTTCAGCTTAATCAAGAAGTGGGGATCTTAAACGTTGGGGTTCCTACATTTATGCGCGCACCCGGCGAAGCACCAGGGATGTGGGCAATCGAATCCGCGATGGATGAACTCGCTTATGCGTTAGAGATCGATCCAGTAGAACTGCGACTGCAAAATGAAACCGCTGAACACCAGCGCACCGGCTTACCCTTCTCGGCAAAACACTTTAGAGAGTGTCTGCAAGTCGGTGCTGAACGCTTCGGCTGGAAAGACCGTTCCCCTCAGCCTCGGAGTCACAGATTACGCCTCCCTAAACGGGAGGCGCCTGCTGAGACCGTTGGTCAAACTCGCGATGGCAAATTGGTGGGATGGGGCATGGCGGCGTCGGCTTTTCCTGCTTTGCGAGGGATGGGGACATCAGTGACGGTGCAATTATTCCCAGATGGCAAGGTTCATGTCCTCACCGCTGCCAATGATATTGGCACGGGGGCTTACACGATGGTTGCGATGACTGCTGCGGAAGCCTTAGGCATTTCAGTTGAGCAAGTAACGGTGGAACTGGGCGATTCCAATTTCCCCGATGGCGGGATGGCAGGAGGGTCAATGATGACGGCTTCTCTTGCGCCTACGGTGTTTAAGGCAAGTCAAGATGTACTACAAGTGGCAAACTGTCAGAGCGTTGCTGAAGCCTGTACCGCCCTGCAACAGTCTGGACAAACTCATTTTGAAGCCACTGCTTCTACTGCCCCTGGTAAAGAAGGCCAGCAATGGGCGTTTCACTCCTGGGGCGCTCATTTTTGTGAGGTCACGGTGGATGAAGAAATCGGACGAGTCCAGATTACACGCTGGGTTTCGGTGATGAATATTGGGCAAGTGCTGAATGCGAAAGCTGCGGCAAGTCAAATTCGAGGGGGTGTCATTATGGGGATTGGAGAAGCCTTGATGGAGGCGTGTCATTTTGACCCCCCAACCGGTTATCCCGTGGTTTATGATTTGGCAACCTATCACTATCCCACCCACGCTGATATTCCCCGCATTGATGTGACGTTTGTGGGAGAACCGGATTATAATTTCAATCCCTTAGGCGTGCGAGGTGTGGGGGAAATTGGGATTACCGGGGTTGCTGCCGCAGTCGCCAATGCCATTTATCATGCCACAGGCAAGCGATTACGCAGTTTACCTCTGACCCCCGATCAGCTGCTTTCCTAG
- a CDS encoding XdhC/CoxI family protein has translation MNELQRILQGFEQSQKRGQRTALATVVQTSGSVYRRAGARMLLTEAGEMISGISGGCLEADVLARAQSLFKEGGSPVVVQYDTMNHEEDLLFGFGMGCNGMVDVLIESLSETSAREQLSFIQDCLQSQQVGVIATVFAVEGVSNLQVGTRVMMKADGMVINQIENPEIAQILRKETEKTLNEQHTRIQSYTFPEGQISVLLEVIPPSVPLLVFGAGYDAIPVVQFAKQLGWQVTVIDHREEYLTRDRFPEADQLLECKPDPADSYQHLLTPQAVAVVMTHRYLSDRAFLKHLIPSSIGYLGVLGPKHRMNQLWQDLAADNIIPTPQQQQRVYNPVGLDLGAETPEAIALSIIAEIQAVLGGRTGGFLRNRAGSIHTSTQSSWARSASLS, from the coding sequence ATGAATGAGTTACAGCGTATTCTGCAAGGCTTTGAACAGAGTCAAAAGAGAGGGCAACGCACTGCTTTAGCCACGGTTGTGCAAACCAGCGGTTCGGTGTATCGTCGTGCCGGGGCGCGGATGCTACTCACCGAAGCGGGAGAGATGATTAGCGGGATTAGTGGGGGCTGTTTAGAAGCAGATGTGCTAGCACGGGCGCAATCCCTTTTCAAAGAAGGAGGTTCTCCTGTTGTCGTGCAATATGACACGATGAATCATGAGGAAGATCTGTTATTCGGCTTTGGGATGGGATGCAATGGCATGGTGGATGTTCTCATTGAATCTTTGAGTGAAACGTCGGCAAGGGAACAACTCTCTTTCATCCAAGACTGTTTACAATCCCAGCAGGTGGGTGTAATAGCAACTGTTTTTGCGGTGGAAGGAGTCTCTAACCTCCAAGTTGGCACCCGAGTGATGATGAAAGCAGATGGAATGGTGATTAACCAGATTGAAAATCCTGAAATTGCTCAAATTCTGAGGAAAGAAACGGAGAAAACACTCAACGAGCAACATACTCGCATTCAATCCTATACCTTCCCGGAAGGTCAAATTAGTGTCCTGTTGGAAGTCATTCCTCCCTCGGTTCCCTTATTGGTATTTGGTGCCGGATATGATGCGATTCCTGTGGTGCAGTTCGCCAAACAACTGGGTTGGCAGGTAACGGTAATTGATCATCGGGAGGAGTACCTAACGCGCGATCGATTTCCGGAAGCCGATCAGCTGTTGGAGTGTAAACCAGATCCGGCGGACTCTTATCAGCATCTTCTCACTCCGCAAGCGGTTGCTGTGGTCATGACCCATCGCTATCTCAGCGATCGCGCTTTCCTCAAACATCTGATTCCTTCTTCTATCGGTTATCTGGGAGTTTTAGGACCCAAGCACCGTATGAACCAATTGTGGCAGGATTTAGCAGCCGACAATATCATCCCAACCCCACAACAACAGCAGCGCGTGTATAATCCGGTGGGCTTAGATTTAGGTGCAGAAACCCCAGAAGCCATTGCGCTTTCGATTATCGCAGAAATTCAAGCGGTACTCGGCGGACGAACTGGGGGATTTTTACGCAATCGCGCTGGTTCAATTCACACCTCCACTCAATCGTCATGGGCAAGATCGGCATCGTTATCCTAG